In Bacillota bacterium, a genomic segment contains:
- the maf gene encoding septum formation protein Maf, which translates to MELILASKSPRRIQLLQQFGLEFRIHAADVPEMGAETPEQTALGNALAKAQAVYELFPGSLIIGADTIVVIGQEILGKPSDRDDAVRMLRLLSGKKHRVITGVALLSAVKQRTIYVSTDVYFRHLEDYEIRTYINSGEPFDKAGSYAIQGIGGAFVESISGCYYNVVGMPIPRLLLELREFGIDVFTQEGGEQGGRL; encoded by the coding sequence ATGGAGCTCATCTTAGCCTCAAAATCACCCCGAAGAATTCAGCTGCTGCAGCAGTTTGGCCTTGAGTTTCGAATTCACGCTGCAGATGTCCCAGAGATGGGTGCCGAGACCCCGGAGCAGACAGCACTTGGCAATGCTTTGGCAAAAGCTCAAGCGGTCTATGAGCTGTTTCCCGGTAGTTTGATCATCGGGGCTGATACCATTGTTGTAATCGGACAGGAAATTTTAGGAAAGCCTAGTGATCGGGATGATGCTGTCAGGATGCTGCGCTTACTATCTGGAAAGAAACATCGGGTAATTACCGGAGTAGCCCTCTTATCGGCTGTCAAACAGCGAACTATCTATGTATCTACAGATGTTTACTTTCGCCATCTAGAGGATTACGAAATCCGTACTTATATCAATTCGGGCGAACCATTTGATAAAGCAGGTTCATATGCCATTCAAGGAATTGGCGGTGCCTTTGTCGAAAGTATATCGGGGTGCTATTATAATGTCGTGGGAATGCCTATTCCCCGTCTTCTGCTTGAACTCCGCGAGTTTGGGATTGACGTTTTCACCCAAGAGGGAGGAGAACAGGGAGGAAGATTGTGA
- the minD gene encoding septum site-determining protein MinD, with the protein MGKAIVITSGKGGVGKTTTAANIGTGLAQIGRKVCLLDADIGLRNLDVVMGLENRIVYDLIDVVEGNCRDVRTALIKDKRFDNLFLLPAAQTREKDAVNPEQMEKLVAELKQKFDYVLVDCPAGIEQGFKNAVAGADMAIIVTTPEVSAVRDADRIIGLLEARKLYEPQLIVNRIRPDMIRRGDMMTTDDMIDILAIKLLGIVPDDESIIVSTNKGEPAVLDKKSMSGQAFRNIVRRIEGASVPFLNLEEENVVKRLMRLIGIGGKS; encoded by the coding sequence ATGGGAAAAGCCATAGTAATTACAAGTGGTAAAGGTGGAGTAGGTAAGACAACTACTGCTGCAAATATTGGAACAGGATTAGCCCAGATTGGCAGAAAAGTGTGTTTGCTGGATGCGGATATTGGACTCCGCAATCTGGATGTTGTGATGGGATTAGAAAACCGCATTGTTTATGATTTGATCGACGTGGTTGAAGGAAACTGCCGCGACGTTCGCACAGCTCTGATTAAGGATAAGCGGTTTGATAATTTATTTTTACTGCCGGCTGCCCAAACTCGCGAGAAGGATGCGGTCAATCCAGAGCAGATGGAAAAATTAGTTGCCGAATTAAAACAGAAATTTGATTATGTGCTGGTGGACTGCCCCGCCGGAATAGAACAGGGATTTAAGAATGCTGTAGCCGGAGCTGATATGGCAATCATTGTAACTACTCCTGAGGTTTCGGCTGTGCGGGATGCAGATCGAATTATAGGTCTGTTGGAAGCGCGGAAACTGTACGAACCGCAGCTGATTGTCAACCGCATCCGTCCGGATATGATCCGCCGAGGCGATATGATGACAACTGATGATATGATTGATATCTTAGCCATCAAGCTGCTGGGAATTGTGCCTGATGATGAGAGCATAATTGTGTCGACCAATAAAGGTGAACCGGCAGTTCTGGATAAGAAGTCCATGTCAGGTCAGGCTTTTCGCAATATAGTTAGGAGAATCGAAGGCGCATCAGTTCCATTTTTGAACTTAGAAGAGGAAAATGTGGTAAAGCGACTAATGCGCTTAATCGGTATTGGAGGCAAAAGCTAA
- the radC gene encoding DNA repair protein RadC — protein MLIKDLPEHERPRERLLQYGSEYLSNRELLAILLQTGTKNQSVFSLADQLISHFGSLKELACATFEEMSAIKGIGPAKAARILAAFELAKRLSNSSLEVREVICSPQDAADIVMDEMSLLDREHFVIIMLNTKHAVIAKKVVSIGHLNASLVHPRELFKDVIKRSSAAIILVHNHPSGDPTPSEDDIRVTHRLCEAGRLLGISVLDHIIVGDKRYVSFREQGLI, from the coding sequence ATTTTAATCAAAGATCTACCTGAGCATGAGCGTCCCCGGGAAAGGTTACTGCAGTATGGCTCCGAATACCTGTCCAACCGAGAACTGTTGGCTATTCTGCTTCAGACAGGTACCAAAAACCAATCGGTATTTTCGTTAGCAGATCAACTTATCTCACATTTTGGCTCTTTAAAAGAGCTTGCGTGCGCTACTTTCGAAGAAATGTCAGCTATTAAAGGGATTGGACCGGCAAAAGCTGCCCGCATTTTAGCTGCATTTGAGCTTGCTAAGCGTTTGAGCAACAGCAGCTTAGAAGTGCGGGAAGTAATCTGCAGTCCCCAGGATGCGGCGGATATCGTTATGGATGAAATGAGTCTGCTGGATCGGGAGCATTTTGTAATCATAATGCTGAACACTAAACATGCCGTGATTGCAAAAAAGGTAGTCTCGATCGGGCACCTCAACGCATCGCTTGTGCATCCGCGTGAGCTGTTTAAAGACGTTATTAAAAGGAGCAGTGCTGCTATTATTCTAGTGCACAATCACCCCAGTGGTGATCCAACGCCCAGTGAGGACGACATCAGGGTTACACACAGATTGTGTGAAGCAGGAAGATTATTAGGAATTTCAGTCCTGGATCATATAATTGTCGGAGACAAACGCTATGTTAGTTTTCGCGAACAAGGATTAATCTAA
- the mreC gene encoding rod shape-determining protein MreC, translating to MSQWFNRTKLIVILLVVIIIAGSIHFTSSSRSQVTVFEQAVRDVLAPIQKLFMRISRSVNSLLTSIGQIGSLQEENAALKAQVLELEQQLYQMAEYKRENEWLREALEFKKQEAYQMQICEVIGRSPTNLFSSITINRGRNHEVTQGMPVMSGNGVVGTVQSVTATTAAVILATDPRSAIGGMVQDTGDLVLIEGDPDYSGMLLAKPLSKDVELEQGDILVTSGLSQYFPKGMPIGEVVEIIPSRYQLSFTAYVRPFVDFSRLEYVFVLSSDAE from the coding sequence GTGTCCCAATGGTTCAACCGCACTAAGCTGATTGTAATCCTATTAGTGGTCATTATCATTGCCGGGAGCATCCACTTCACCTCCAGTTCCCGTTCACAGGTTACGGTCTTTGAGCAGGCTGTGCGTGATGTTCTCGCGCCGATTCAAAAGCTGTTCATGCGGATTTCACGCTCGGTTAATTCATTGCTGACATCGATCGGTCAAATTGGCAGTCTCCAGGAGGAAAACGCCGCGCTCAAGGCCCAGGTATTGGAGCTCGAGCAGCAGTTGTATCAAATGGCAGAATACAAGCGGGAAAACGAGTGGCTGCGGGAAGCGCTGGAGTTTAAAAAGCAGGAAGCATATCAAATGCAGATCTGCGAAGTAATCGGTCGGTCACCGACTAACTTGTTTAGTTCAATTACGATTAATCGAGGACGCAACCACGAGGTTACCCAAGGAATGCCTGTTATGTCCGGCAACGGTGTGGTTGGGACTGTTCAGAGTGTCACCGCCACTACGGCTGCGGTTATTTTAGCTACCGATCCCCGCAGTGCCATCGGCGGTATGGTTCAGGATACGGGTGATCTGGTTCTAATCGAAGGAGATCCCGATTATTCAGGCATGCTGTTGGCTAAGCCTTTATCCAAGGATGTTGAGCTGGAACAGGGGGATATTCTGGTAACATCCGGACTGTCCCAATACTTCCCAAAAGGCATGCCGATTGGTGAAGTGGTGGAGATTATTCCCAGCCGGTATCAGCTGTCCTTTACAGCTTATGTTCGGCCTTTTGTGGATTTCAGCCGACTGGAATATGTGTTTGTGCTTTCAAGTGATGCTGAGTAG
- a CDS encoding rod shape-determining protein gives MFGRLGKDIGIDLGTANTLVYVRGRGIVINEPSVVARDQETKEILAVGNKAKEMVGRTPGNIIAIRPLRDGVIADFDTTERMLRDFLIKANRRMGWVRPRVIISVPSGVTEVEKRAVIDAAISAGAKDARVIEEPMAAAIGVGLPVQEPTGNMIVDIGGGTTEVAVISLGGIVAHRSIRIGGDEMDDSIIQHIRRHYNLLIGERTAETIKKTIGSACPQEEEKSIEVRGRDLVTGLPKTVTITSEEIRDALAEPVASIVEGVKVTLEQTPPELAADIMDRGIMMAGGGALLSGLDQLIMNETGIPVHVNEEPLTAVVMGTGLALEHYDLLQRIMVGPKR, from the coding sequence ATGTTTGGTCGCTTGGGAAAGGATATAGGAATCGATTTAGGAACAGCAAATACACTGGTATATGTACGCGGTCGGGGCATTGTCATCAATGAACCGTCGGTTGTGGCACGCGATCAAGAAACCAAAGAAATACTGGCCGTGGGCAATAAGGCTAAAGAAATGGTGGGCCGCACGCCTGGTAATATAATTGCGATCAGACCCCTGCGGGATGGGGTCATCGCCGATTTCGATACAACAGAGCGGATGCTGAGAGATTTCTTGATTAAAGCCAATCGGAGGATGGGTTGGGTGCGTCCGCGCGTAATTATTTCGGTTCCGTCCGGTGTTACCGAAGTAGAAAAACGGGCGGTCATCGATGCTGCTATTTCGGCAGGAGCCAAAGACGCCCGCGTCATTGAGGAACCCATGGCTGCCGCCATCGGTGTCGGTCTGCCGGTGCAGGAACCTACAGGCAATATGATTGTCGATATCGGTGGAGGCACCACCGAAGTGGCTGTGATCTCCCTTGGGGGAATTGTGGCCCACCGTTCCATCAGGATCGGCGGTGACGAAATGGATGATTCAATTATTCAGCATATCCGCCGCCATTATAATCTGTTAATCGGTGAGCGGACAGCCGAAACAATCAAAAAGACAATTGGTTCAGCTTGTCCCCAAGAAGAAGAAAAATCTATTGAGGTTCGCGGAAGGGATTTAGTTACAGGTCTGCCCAAAACCGTAACCATTACCTCGGAAGAAATTCGCGATGCTTTGGCTGAGCCAGTTGCTTCAATAGTAGAAGGTGTCAAGGTCACGCTAGAACAGACACCTCCCGAACTGGCAGCTGATATTATGGACCGCGGAATCATGATGGCAGGCGGTGGAGCGCTGCTTTCAGGATTGGATCAGCTGATCATGAATGAAACTGGCATACCGGTTCATGTTAACGAAGAACCTCTGACAGCAGTTGTCATGGGTACTGGTTTAGCTTTAGAGCATTATGATCTGCTGCAGCGGATAATGGTGGGACCGAAACGGTAA
- the minC gene encoding septum site-determining protein MinC, with translation MSKEACIIKGTKHGLSISIPSGMDFGEVLTQLRTRLASAQEFFAGAAVHLSAADRELNSEEKRQLEKTVEEFGMVITEPQAADTAAPAVESSKEEESQEDTLLLRRTIRSGQKVRFDGNVVVLGDVNPGAEIVCSGDILVLGSLRGVAHAGCTGNVNASVFAFRLEPTQLRIANYISRSPDEKLPKPLGPELARVYDNMIQITAYES, from the coding sequence ATGAGCAAGGAAGCTTGCATTATTAAAGGTACTAAACATGGATTATCGATTTCCATCCCCAGTGGAATGGATTTTGGCGAAGTTCTAACACAACTGAGAACGCGGCTCGCTTCAGCTCAAGAGTTTTTTGCAGGTGCAGCGGTGCATCTTTCCGCCGCTGATCGAGAACTGAATTCGGAAGAAAAACGCCAACTGGAAAAAACGGTAGAGGAATTTGGAATGGTGATTACAGAACCACAGGCAGCTGATACGGCAGCTCCTGCCGTTGAGAGCAGTAAAGAGGAAGAAAGCCAAGAAGATACTCTGCTGCTTCGCCGCACGATTCGTTCTGGACAAAAAGTGCGGTTTGATGGTAATGTAGTGGTTTTAGGTGATGTTAATCCCGGAGCTGAAATAGTCTGCAGCGGCGATATTTTGGTGCTGGGCAGTTTGCGCGGTGTAGCCCACGCAGGCTGTACCGGTAATGTCAACGCATCGGTGTTTGCGTTCAGATTAGAGCCAACCCAGCTGAGAATTGCTAATTACATTTCTCGTTCCCCTGATGAGAAGCTGCCTAAACCGCTTGGTCCGGAACTAGCACGTGTTTATGATAATATGATTCAAATTACTGCGTATGAGAGCTGA
- the mrdA gene encoding penicillin-binding protein 2 encodes MRGEIKNLDDKKLEQRLRSFWAVVIIILLIIGGRLWELQIRKGDHYASLAEGNRMRRIRVMPTRGVIYDRNGSEIVRSRPAFTVALVPGGIPQNAEGVLEYLSEILDLTSEELEEAIAKGRRNLYEPVRIMRDVDLSTVVAIEENRMRLPGVFIEEEWVRDYRYPYFASHLIGYLGIISEEELKQYGPGYGSSDLVGKTGLEALYEQELRGESGSVTVEVNALSRPMQTVSYVDPIPGSSIVLTLDKDLQTTAQEAFIAHTDTLRNPGDPPFKGAVVALNPKTGEILAMVSEPTYDPARLLDARERSSYYASLVSNKDLPLFNRAVQGQYGPGSVFKPFIAVAMLEEKVVTADQVFNATGVSEYGVRDWIVAQGGAPFGRITLKEALAMSSNHYFAEFGKQVGIDRLSIWLRNFGFGSPTNVVGIAQEAAGLVPDREWKRQRFASYPIYDQAWYPTDTEQISIGQGFVTVTPLQLAVAYSAIANRGVIYHPTLVKRIIDPNGETIFEHSPIVKETVNASKATWEAVIEGMEAVITYSRGTARRVFEDFPLSIAGKTGSYEIPGQEAHGLFAAFAPADDPELVVVVIVEHGTGGASGAAPIARMVFDAYFGFNKQESTE; translated from the coding sequence GTGCGGGGTGAGATTAAAAACCTAGATGATAAGAAACTGGAACAACGCCTGCGGTCATTTTGGGCTGTTGTCATCATAATTCTTCTAATTATCGGCGGGCGTTTATGGGAACTCCAGATTCGCAAGGGGGATCACTATGCCAGTTTGGCCGAGGGCAACCGTATGCGCCGCATCCGCGTAATGCCCACAAGAGGCGTTATTTACGATCGCAACGGCAGTGAAATTGTCCGCAGCCGGCCTGCATTTACTGTCGCCCTAGTCCCCGGTGGTATCCCGCAAAATGCTGAAGGTGTGCTGGAGTATTTAAGCGAAATCCTCGATCTAACCAGCGAAGAGCTGGAAGAAGCCATCGCCAAAGGCAGGCGCAACCTTTATGAGCCGGTGAGAATAATGCGCGATGTGGATTTAAGCACCGTAGTGGCGATCGAAGAAAATCGCATGCGGCTGCCCGGAGTTTTTATTGAAGAGGAATGGGTGCGTGATTATCGCTATCCCTATTTTGCCAGCCATTTAATCGGTTACTTAGGCATTATCAGCGAAGAAGAATTGAAGCAGTACGGACCCGGATACGGCAGTTCGGATTTAGTTGGCAAAACCGGATTGGAAGCCCTTTATGAGCAGGAGCTTAGGGGTGAGTCCGGTTCAGTTACAGTCGAGGTAAATGCTTTAAGCCGCCCCATGCAGACAGTCAGTTATGTGGATCCAATTCCCGGAAGCAGTATTGTGCTTACACTTGATAAAGACCTTCAGACAACGGCTCAGGAGGCTTTTATCGCTCATACCGACACACTCCGCAACCCCGGCGATCCGCCATTTAAAGGGGCAGTTGTAGCGCTCAATCCCAAGACCGGTGAAATTCTGGCTATGGTCAGTGAACCCACATATGATCCAGCCCGTTTGCTGGATGCCAGAGAGCGGAGCAGCTACTACGCCAGCCTGGTCAGCAATAAGGACCTGCCGCTGTTTAATCGCGCTGTCCAAGGGCAGTATGGCCCTGGGTCTGTGTTCAAACCTTTTATTGCAGTTGCGATGCTGGAAGAAAAGGTTGTCACAGCTGACCAAGTTTTTAATGCTACTGGGGTCAGCGAGTATGGGGTGCGGGATTGGATTGTAGCTCAGGGTGGAGCCCCCTTTGGCAGGATTACCCTTAAGGAAGCCTTAGCAATGTCCAGCAACCACTATTTTGCTGAATTTGGCAAACAAGTTGGAATTGACCGCCTGTCAATCTGGCTCCGGAATTTTGGATTTGGATCCCCAACCAACGTGGTAGGGATCGCCCAGGAAGCGGCGGGCTTAGTGCCGGATCGGGAGTGGAAGCGGCAGCGGTTTGCCAGCTATCCCATTTATGATCAAGCTTGGTACCCAACGGATACTGAACAGATCTCGATTGGACAGGGCTTCGTGACAGTTACTCCACTGCAGCTGGCTGTAGCTTACAGTGCTATTGCTAACCGGGGTGTGATCTACCATCCTACACTGGTTAAGCGGATAATTGACCCGAACGGAGAAACCATTTTCGAGCATTCTCCCATAGTTAAGGAAACGGTTAATGCGTCGAAAGCTACTTGGGAAGCAGTAATTGAGGGGATGGAGGCAGTTATAACTTATTCCCGGGGCACTGCCCGGAGAGTGTTCGAGGATTTCCCGCTGAGCATAGCAGGGAAAACCGGAAGTTATGAAATTCCAGGTCAGGAAGCGCACGGCCTGTTCGCAGCCTTTGCCCCAGCAGATGATCCAGAGCTGGTTGTGGTAGTTATTGTTGAGCATGGAACCGGCGGCGCGTCCGGCGCGGCACCGATTGCACGCATGGTCTTTGACGCTTATTTTGGGTTCAATAAGCAGGAATCAACTGAGTGA
- the mreD gene encoding rod shape-determining protein MreD: MAVVIYSLIVILALVIQTTIFTSWSLFVVVPDLILVLVVLFSLINGPSFGAKFGFAAGLGLDLLVGELIGLNALTKMIVGTVVGLLALRFFKENYVIPLLSVIAATAADQLFYALGMAVFGVAVPLRLLIEQILLPLVLYNGVLSLLLYVRLYYFNKKIIYWDEVFRRAG; encoded by the coding sequence ATGGCTGTGGTGATTTATAGTTTGATTGTTATTTTAGCCTTAGTGATTCAGACAACCATTTTTACCTCGTGGTCACTGTTTGTGGTGGTACCAGATCTGATTTTGGTATTGGTTGTCTTATTTAGTTTGATTAACGGTCCAAGTTTTGGAGCCAAATTCGGCTTTGCTGCCGGACTTGGCTTAGATCTTTTGGTTGGTGAGCTGATTGGTCTTAATGCCCTGACTAAAATGATTGTAGGCACAGTGGTCGGTCTATTGGCACTGCGTTTTTTTAAAGAAAACTATGTTATTCCCCTTTTAAGCGTTATCGCTGCCACGGCCGCTGATCAGCTCTTTTATGCGTTGGGAATGGCAGTTTTTGGTGTTGCTGTTCCACTGAGACTTTTAATAGAGCAGATCCTGCTGCCGCTAGTGCTTTATAATGGTGTGCTCAGTCTGCTGCTGTATGTGCGTTTATACTATTTCAACAAAAAGATTATTTATTGGGATGAGGTCTTTAGACGTGCGGGGTGA